GCCGCGGATGAAGCGCCGGCGCTGCGCGTAAACGCTTTGCGGCGTGATCTCCGAGGGCCGGATAGCGTTCGGTTTCAGCACGGTCATGGTGAGCTCCGCCGGAGGCGACGATCGAACAGGTGGGACATGTGGCCCGTGCCACGGCATCGCCGTGCCTCGGGTGCGAAGCGTGGGGTCGGCATGCGTCTACACCAGGAACACGGTCGCCAATCCCAGAAAGATGAAAAATCCGCTGCTGTCCGTGATCGCGGTGATCATCACGCTCGACCCGATCGCCGGATCGCGTCCCAGCTTGTGCATGGTCATCGGGATGGCAAATCCCATGACGGCGGCAAGCATCATGTTGAGCAGCATCGCACCCATCATCACCAGACCGAGCTGCCAGTTATGGTAGATCACGAAGGCGAACAAGCCCACCACGGCACCCCAGATCAAACCGTTCACCAGCGCGACCAGGAACTCCTTCACCAGCAGCGCCCGGGCGTTGTCGCTGGTCACCTGGCCCAGCGCCAATCCGCGCACGATCATCGTGATCGTCTGGTTGCCCGAATTGCCGCCGATGCCGGCGATGATCGGCATCAGCGCCGCCAGGGCCACCAGCTTTTCGATCGAGCCTTCGAACACACCGATCACGCGCGAAGCGACGAAGGCTGTCACGAGGTTCACGGCGAGCCACGTCCAGCGGTTGCGCAGGCTCGCCCACACCGGGGCGAACAGATCCTCGTCCTCGCGCAAGCCGCCCGCCGACAGCATCTCGCTTTCGCTGCGGCTGCGGATGAAATCGACCACCGCATCGACCGTCACGCGCGCCAGCAGCTTGCCCGCGCGGTCGACCACCGCGGCGGAGACGAGGTCGTAACGCTCGAAGGCGAGCGCGGCTTCCCGCGCATCCTGCTCCGGGCGCAGCGTCACCATGTCCTCGGTCGACATGATGTCGCCGACAAGGGTGTCCGGAGCGCTCACCAATAGTCGATTCACCGGCAGGAAACCTTTAAGGCGCTCGGCCCGATCGACGATGAACAGCTGGTCGGTGTGGTCCGGGAGCTCCTCGTGCCGGCGCAGGTAGCGCAGGACGACTTCGACCGTCACGTCGTCGCGCACGCCGATCATGTCGAAGTCCATGAGCGCGCCGACCGACTCCTCGGGGTAGGACAGCGCCGCGCGCAGCTGCTCGCGCTCCTCCACCGACAGGGACCGGAGCACATCGTCCATGACCTCCGGCGGAAGATCCGGTGCGAGGTCGGCGATCTCGTCGGCATCGAGCTGTCCGGTCGCGGCGATCAGCTCGTCGGTCTCCATGTGCGCGATCAGCGACTCGCGCACGGCGTCGGAGACTTCCAGCAGGATCTCGCCGTCGCGATCCTGACGGACCAGGTCCCAGGCGATCAGGCGCTGATCGAGCGGCAGCGCTTCGAGGATGTGGGCGACATCCGCCGGGTGCATCTCCTCCAGCGTCGCCTGCAACTCGGCAAGACTCTCCCCCGCCGCACGCGCGGCAGCGGCCGCCACCGGCCCTTCGTCGGACTCGCGAGCGAGCTCGTCCGCAGCCTCGTGACCGCGCAGAAGCTCGATGACCTGCTGCAGGTTCTCCTGCAGGCGCGGGCGCTTTTCCTCGACTTCGGGCATGACTGACTGACTCGTTGCGCCCTGGCGCGGCCGGGATGGAACTCGGTTCGGCGCTTGCTCGTCGCGCGGACGCGAGGCGCGCCCCGTTTACCGGCGCAAGCTGCTGCGCCAGCGCGAGCCGCGAGCGATCGGGAGGGCGAAGCGACCGCCGCCGCTCGCGGATTGTAGGAGCCCCGTCGAGCCCGGGCAACAATCGACCCGGGCTTACCATCGGTGCTCTCTTACCGCCGGCATCGATGACGCGCCAACGCGAACGAACGTTCCATCGCGGCAGCGTTGGCAGCTCGCGAGCCGCGGCAAGCGGTTGCTATATCATCCGGGCAACACGCGATCGGCTGCACGATGTCCACTGTATTGTTTCGCCAGCTGCGGCAAGCCGAAAAGTGCTTGCACACCGGGGACGCGGCCGCTGCGGCTGCGTTGTGCGAGCAGGTTCTGCGCAAGGCGCCGCGCAATCCGGAGGCGCTGTACCTGCTCGGTACCGCGCAGCTTTCGCAGCATCGCGCCGCCGAGGCGATTGCAACGCTAGAGCGCGCACTGTCGGTCGATCCAGAAAGCGGCGCCGCGCTGGAGACGCTCGGCCTCGCGCATCTGCTCCTCGGCCGGTATGCCGAGGCGGAAGCGGTACTGGCGAAAGCGGCTCGATTGGCGGGAGCGCCTGCGACGGTGTTCATGCGCCTCGGTATCGCCATGCTCGAGCAGAGTCGGCCCGGCGATGCCTTGGCCCCGTTGCGCCGCGCGGTCGCGATCGCGCCGCAGGACGCCGATGCGCGAGTGAACCTGGGTCGCGCGCTGGCCGATACGGGCGAGCGCGCGGCCGCCCGCGAATGCTTCCAGGCCGCCATGCAGCTTGCCCCGGCGAGCGCTGAAGCGGAGTTCAATCTCGGCGTCCTCGCCTTGCGAGACGAGGACTGGACGGCGGCTCGGCGATGGTTCGAGCAGGCGCTCGCCAAGTCGCCTCGATTCGTCGACGCGATGGTGAATCTGGGTATCGTTCTGCAGAAGCAATTCGCTTTGGACGAGGCGGCCGAGCGCCTGGCGCGAGCGATCGCACTGGACCCGGCTCACGCCAACGCGATGAGCGAGCTCGCGCATACCCTCGCGTTGCAAGGCCTGAGCGAGAGAGCGCGAGCGCATTACCTCGCGGCATTGAGGATCGCGCCGGACCTGGTTGCCGCCCACGAGGGCCTGGCGTCGGTCTGTCTCGCCATGGGCCGCCTGGACGAAGCGATCGAGCACCTGCAGGCCGTGTTGCAAGTCGAGCCCGGCAATGCGAACGCACATTGCGCGCTGGCCGGCAGCCTGTTCGAGCGCGGCGATCTCGACCAAGCGCAGGCCGCTGCCCGGCGTGCGATCGAGCTGAACGGCGACATCGCCGAGGCGTACACCACGGCTGCGAACGTGGCGCTCGTGCGCAGTCGCCTGGACGAGTCGATCGGCGTGCTCGAGCGCGGTTATGCGCGCACCCGGAATAGCGATCTGTTGGGCATGCTGACTTACCTCTTGCGGCATGCGTGCGACTGGGGCCGATGGACGGCGGCGTGGGACGAAACCAAGGCGGCCATCGACCGTGGCGAGCTCGCGGGCCGGCCGTTCTGGCTTTTGTGCGAGCCGCTAGAGGCGCAGGAGCAATTCGACTACGTCACGCGCTGGGCGGCAGCGCGCTTCGGGCCGATCACGCGTCGCACTTCGGCAGCACCCGCCCCGCCACGCCGCGATCGTCTGCGCATCGGCTATCTCTCCTCGGATTTGCAGGAGCACGCCACCGCCTACCTGATCGCGGAAGTGCTCGAGCAGCACGAACGGCAGCGCTTCGAGATATTCGCCTACTCGTACGGGCCCGCCGACGCGAGCCCGATGCGAAGGCGGCTGCAGGGCGCGTGCGAGCATTTCATCGACATCGCGCGCGAGCCCGACGACGTGGCGGCGCAGCGCCTGCGCGACGATGCGCTCGACATCCTGGTCGATCTCAAGGGCTACACCGTGGGCGATCGCCTCACGATCCTGGCGCGCCGGCCGTGCAGGGTGCAACTCACCTGGTTGGGATACCCCGGCACGACCGGCGCGTCGTTCATCGATGGCGTGATCGCCGATGCTTTCGTCATACCGCCAGAGAGCGAGCGCGGCTACTCGGAGCGCGTCCTGCGTCTGCCATATTGCTATCAGCCGAACGATCGCAAGCGCGCGGTCGAGGAACCGCGATCGCGGCGCGACTATGGGTTGCCGGATGCCGGATTCGTCTTCTGCTGCTTCAATCAGACCTACAAGATCACGCCCGAAGTGTTCGCGGTCTGGATGCGGCTGCTTCGCGCCGTTCCCGGGGGCGTGCTGTGGCTGCTCGAAAGCTACCCGCAGGCAAAGCGCAATCTATCCGAGCTCGCGCAGGCCAGCGGCGTCGAAGTCGAACGCCTGGTATTCGCGCCGAAGCTGCCGAATGCCGAGCATCTGGCGCGTTACCGCGTTGCCGAGCTCGCTCTCGATACCTTTCCCTATACATCGCACACCACCTTGAGCGACGCGTTGTGGTGCGGCTGCCCTGCCGTGGGCTTGTGCGGCGAGACCTTTGCCTCGCGCGTATCCGGCAGCCTGCTTACGAGCGCCGGGTTGGCGGACCTGATCACACGCGATCTCGCCGGGTACGAGCGCCTCGCCAGGCGCTTTGCCACCGAGGCCGCGTTTGCCGAATCGGTCCGTAGCCGGGTAGCGCAGGCGCAAGATGCATCGGCGCTATTCGACTCCACCGGCTTCACCCGGGCTTTGGAGGCGCTTTACTCGAATCTGGCGAACGAACGCCCGTAGGGGGCCAACGCTACGCGTGCGCAGGGATGCACGGCAGACCGATCGAGGCCCGATGGCCCGGACGCGCGGAAAAACGGGCGCTCGCTGGCGCCCGTCCAAACGAATGCAGTTCGGCTTCGGTTAGAAATTGTGCTTTACGAGGAATGCCCAGCCGTCCGTGTTCTCGCCGTCGTCGAGCAGGTTCGCGGTATTTCCGACCCGGTATGTGTTGGTGTTCGAGTCGTTGTCGACCCGGACGTAGCCAAGCCTCACGGTCGTTCGTTTGGAGAAGGCGTACGTGTAACCGAGCGACCAGGCATCGCCGCCGGTGTCGCCGCCGCTTGCGGCAACCGAGCCGTTCGACGTTCCGCCGACCCCGATCGGGCTGTTGCCCTTCGAATCGCCAATACTCGCGTACTGTACCGATAGCATATGCGGGCCTCCAACCCTCCAGTCCGCACCGATCGTCCAGCTCTTCTTCTTCAACTCTATCCCAGGACCGGTTTCGTACTTGGAATCCAGATAGGTAGCGCCGACGCGAACCGGGCCGAAGCGATAGCCCACGGAGGCACCCCACGCCCGGTCGTCCAGATCCTGTGTCCCTGCGGGCGTCTGGCCAAAACCTACTTCGTTGTGTCTCTCGTAGGCCAGACCGATTCCGAGGGGGCCGTTGACATAAGTGCCTGCAAGCGACCACAGGCGCGCCTGTTGATTATTCGGATCGACATTGTCGTTGGCGGTGGAAGTCCGGTTGGCCCCGGTAACCGCACCCATCACCTGGAAGCCGCCGAACTTCGGGGTTTCGTACGTCATCAAATTGGATTCACGCCGCTTCCAGCGATGGCGCGTCAAGCTGTTGACGCCTACATCGGAAATATCCGTGCCGCCCGCGCCGCCGAACGGCAGAAAGGACATGCCCAGGATACCGGTTGCCTCCGCACCGACGGTCCCCAAGCCTAGCGCGCGCTTCATGGGGGTATCCCACTTGCCGGCGAAGACGTTGCCGAACCCGCCGCGGAAGCCGACCGCGCTGTTGCGGGTACAGATGCTGGAGGTGTCGAAACCGGTGATGTCGGCCGAGCTTTCGCACTGGAACCAGGCCGACAGGCCACCACCGAGTTGCTCGACGCCCTTGAAGCC
Above is a genomic segment from Betaproteobacteria bacterium containing:
- a CDS encoding tetratricopeptide repeat protein → MSTVLFRQLRQAEKCLHTGDAAAAAALCEQVLRKAPRNPEALYLLGTAQLSQHRAAEAIATLERALSVDPESGAALETLGLAHLLLGRYAEAEAVLAKAARLAGAPATVFMRLGIAMLEQSRPGDALAPLRRAVAIAPQDADARVNLGRALADTGERAAARECFQAAMQLAPASAEAEFNLGVLALRDEDWTAARRWFEQALAKSPRFVDAMVNLGIVLQKQFALDEAAERLARAIALDPAHANAMSELAHTLALQGLSERARAHYLAALRIAPDLVAAHEGLASVCLAMGRLDEAIEHLQAVLQVEPGNANAHCALAGSLFERGDLDQAQAAARRAIELNGDIAEAYTTAANVALVRSRLDESIGVLERGYARTRNSDLLGMLTYLLRHACDWGRWTAAWDETKAAIDRGELAGRPFWLLCEPLEAQEQFDYVTRWAAARFGPITRRTSAAPAPPRRDRLRIGYLSSDLQEHATAYLIAEVLEQHERQRFEIFAYSYGPADASPMRRRLQGACEHFIDIAREPDDVAAQRLRDDALDILVDLKGYTVGDRLTILARRPCRVQLTWLGYPGTTGASFIDGVIADAFVIPPESERGYSERVLRLPYCYQPNDRKRAVEEPRSRRDYGLPDAGFVFCCFNQTYKITPEVFAVWMRLLRAVPGGVLWLLESYPQAKRNLSELAQASGVEVERLVFAPKLPNAEHLARYRVAELALDTFPYTSHTTLSDALWCGCPAVGLCGETFASRVSGSLLTSAGLADLITRDLAGYERLARRFATEAAFAESVRSRVAQAQDASALFDSTGFTRALEALYSNLANERP
- the mgtE gene encoding magnesium transporter; the encoded protein is MPEVEEKRPRLQENLQQVIELLRGHEAADELARESDEGPVAAAAARAAGESLAELQATLEEMHPADVAHILEALPLDQRLIAWDLVRQDRDGEILLEVSDAVRESLIAHMETDELIAATGQLDADEIADLAPDLPPEVMDDVLRSLSVEEREQLRAALSYPEESVGALMDFDMIGVRDDVTVEVVLRYLRRHEELPDHTDQLFIVDRAERLKGFLPVNRLLVSAPDTLVGDIMSTEDMVTLRPEQDAREAALAFERYDLVSAAVVDRAGKLLARVTVDAVVDFIRSRSESEMLSAGGLREDEDLFAPVWASLRNRWTWLAVNLVTAFVASRVIGVFEGSIEKLVALAALMPIIAGIGGNSGNQTITMIVRGLALGQVTSDNARALLVKEFLVALVNGLIWGAVVGLFAFVIYHNWQLGLVMMGAMLLNMMLAAVMGFAIPMTMHKLGRDPAIGSSVMITAITDSSGFFIFLGLATVFLV
- a CDS encoding porin, with protein sequence MNLIRRLGMEKRLLAVAVAGALAAPAIAFAQSTVQIYGRMTYEWGRADQGPDRPDLDFSDGPGGSAIGFKGVEQLGGGLSAWFQCESSADITGFDTSSICTRNSAVGFRGGFGNVFAGKWDTPMKRALGLGTVGAEATGILGMSFLPFGGAGGTDISDVGVNSLTRHRWKRRESNLMTYETPKFGGFQVMGAVTGANRTSTANDNVDPNNQQARLWSLAGTYVNGPLGIGLAYERHNEVGFGQTPAGTQDLDDRAWGASVGYRFGPVRVGATYLDSKYETGPGIELKKKSWTIGADWRVGGPHMLSVQYASIGDSKGNSPIGVGGTSNGSVAASGGDTGGDAWSLGYTYAFSKRTTVRLGYVRVDNDSNTNTYRVGNTANLLDDGENTDGWAFLVKHNF